Proteins from one Thermococcus sp. M36 genomic window:
- a CDS encoding cell division protein SepF, whose amino-acid sequence MGLFDSLKKKSEKPRRKPPAVIKKDVAPRHDIDVVPLEEDVLAKEIVKPQIRYLKKIVVTSYADLERISEELQNGNILLVDLTPLEVKPDVLEKVAEQIKGIVSALDGQAAKICKHEIKLILVPSDIRIAK is encoded by the coding sequence ATGGGATTGTTTGACAGCCTTAAAAAGAAGAGCGAAAAGCCCAGGAGGAAGCCGCCTGCGGTCATTAAAAAGGATGTTGCTCCCAGGCATGACATCGATGTCGTCCCTCTTGAGGAGGATGTTCTTGCTAAGGAGATAGTTAAGCCCCAGATTAGGTACCTCAAGAAAATCGTCGTCACCAGCTATGCAGACCTTGAGCGCATATCGGAGGAGCTTCAGAACGGCAATATACTGCTGGTGGATCTCACTCCCCTTGAAGTCAAGCCGGACGTCCTTGAGAAGGTGGCTGAGCAGATTAAGGGCATAGTCAGCGCCCTCGACGGTCAGGCCGCTAAAATCTGCAAGCACGAGATAAAACTCATCCTCGTTCCGTCGGACATAAGGATAGCCAAGTGA
- a CDS encoding ZPR1 zinc finger domain-containing protein, with amino-acid sequence MVGSGENANLEGIQVIPLGDCPICGGKGTLKVLQHVHDIPYFGKVMESTIICEKCGYRNADVMMLEDRPPKLYTVRVEEERDLFTRVVRSKSGTIELDEIGVKIEPGPAAEGFVSNVEGVLERVRETILMARHFREQEGDEEAVRRADEILKYIEEVKAGKKPLTVRIMDPLGNSALVGDKVKSRLLTKEEIDSLSLGPYVKVEPENER; translated from the coding sequence ATGGTGGGTAGCGGTGAGAATGCAAACCTTGAAGGCATCCAGGTCATTCCGCTCGGTGACTGCCCTATCTGCGGGGGAAAGGGGACCCTCAAGGTTCTCCAGCATGTCCACGACATCCCCTACTTCGGGAAGGTCATGGAGAGCACGATAATCTGCGAGAAATGCGGGTATAGAAACGCTGACGTCATGATGCTCGAAGACAGGCCACCGAAGCTCTACACAGTTAGAGTCGAGGAGGAGAGGGATCTCTTCACCCGCGTTGTCAGGAGCAAGAGCGGAACCATCGAGCTGGACGAGATAGGCGTCAAGATAGAGCCAGGCCCTGCGGCGGAGGGCTTCGTCAGCAACGTGGAGGGAGTCCTTGAGAGGGTCAGGGAGACCATTCTAATGGCCAGGCATTTCAGGGAGCAGGAGGGGGACGAGGAGGCCGTGAGACGGGCGGACGAGATACTGAAGTATATCGAGGAGGTTAAGGCAGGGAAAAAACCCCTTACTGTCAGGATAATGGATCCCCTGGGGAACAGCGCCCTGGTAGGTGACAAGGTAAAGAGCCGGCTCCTGACGAAGGAGGAAATAGACTCACTGAGCCTCGGGCCGTACGTTAAGGTCGAGCCGGAGAACGAACGCTGA
- a CDS encoding ASCH domain-containing protein, which translates to MEHVIALHQVYAELIFRGLKTVELRKARAFGEGDTVFLYVARGNPYELRDTLRRLGLHEEQTLTKRGTIAGGFEVGEVMKADLNTLWEMTKDTSGLTLVHGENGKKWLGEYIKDYGYAFTIERPFLFKEPMSREEMRERYGVQVEGIIHLSRKTRKEWVKNLIEDLLAREAIYL; encoded by the coding sequence ATGGAACATGTAATAGCGCTCCACCAAGTCTACGCGGAGCTGATATTCCGGGGGCTGAAGACGGTAGAGCTGAGGAAGGCTAGAGCATTCGGTGAGGGGGATACCGTTTTCCTCTACGTCGCCCGCGGAAATCCTTATGAGCTCCGCGACACGCTCAGAAGGCTCGGCCTCCATGAGGAGCAGACGCTGACAAAGCGGGGGACGATAGCGGGGGGCTTTGAGGTGGGGGAGGTCATGAAGGCAGACCTCAACACGCTCTGGGAAATGACGAAAGATACGAGCGGTCTAACGCTGGTTCACGGCGAAAACGGGAAGAAGTGGCTGGGGGAGTACATAAAGGACTACGGCTACGCCTTCACAATAGAGAGGCCTTTCCTCTTCAAAGAGCCGATGAGCAGGGAGGAGATGAGGGAGCGCTACGGGGTCCAAGTCGAGGGCATAATACACCTGTCAAGAAAGACGAGAAAGGAGTGGGTCAAGAACCTGATAGAGGACCTCCTGGCGAGGGAGGCCATCTATCTCTGA
- a CDS encoding homoserine dehydrogenase, translating to MKEIKLSLFGFGNVGKAVSRVLLEKGVFFREKYGVEFKVVSIADTSGVVWLPEGIDLREALIIRENFGKLSAWTNDYEVYNFTPDEAVREIDADVVIDVTNDRNAWRWHLAALREGKGVITSNKPPLAFHYAELTKEAERRDVPYLFEATVMAGTPVIGLLRENLLGDAVERIDAVLNATTTFILSRMEVGLNFEDALREAQALGIAERDPSGDILGIDAGYKATILHCVAFSPVTFDEVRVRGIAEVTPDEVRRARAKGKTVRLVATVERGEVTVEPKEVPLESPLAVGSHENAAVIKTDLLGELLIKGAGAGLKETASGVVSDIIKASLRL from the coding sequence GTGAAGGAGATAAAACTCTCGCTCTTTGGTTTTGGGAACGTTGGAAAGGCCGTCTCACGGGTTTTGCTGGAGAAGGGAGTGTTCTTCCGCGAGAAATACGGTGTGGAATTCAAGGTCGTAAGCATAGCCGATACCAGCGGGGTCGTCTGGCTTCCCGAGGGCATAGACCTCAGGGAGGCACTCATAATCAGGGAGAACTTCGGAAAGCTATCGGCATGGACGAACGACTACGAGGTCTACAACTTCACACCCGACGAAGCGGTTAGGGAGATCGACGCCGACGTCGTTATAGACGTTACCAACGACAGGAACGCCTGGAGGTGGCACCTTGCGGCCCTGAGGGAGGGGAAGGGGGTCATTACAAGCAACAAGCCTCCTCTGGCTTTCCACTACGCCGAGCTGACCAAGGAGGCGGAGAGGAGAGACGTCCCCTACCTGTTCGAGGCAACTGTGATGGCTGGGACGCCGGTGATAGGCCTCCTCCGCGAGAACCTGCTGGGGGACGCTGTCGAGAGAATTGATGCCGTCCTCAACGCAACCACGACGTTCATCCTCAGCAGGATGGAGGTGGGGCTGAACTTCGAGGATGCCCTCAGAGAGGCCCAGGCTCTCGGGATAGCCGAGAGAGACCCGAGCGGAGATATCCTCGGGATAGACGCGGGGTACAAAGCAACGATACTTCACTGCGTCGCCTTCTCGCCGGTAACCTTCGACGAGGTCCGTGTGAGGGGCATAGCCGAAGTGACCCCGGATGAAGTCCGGAGGGCGAGGGCGAAGGGAAAGACGGTAAGGCTCGTCGCGACGGTGGAGAGGGGAGAGGTCACAGTTGAACCTAAGGAGGTACCCCTTGAAAGCCCTCTAGCGGTTGGGAGTCACGAGAACGCCGCGGTAATAAAGACCGACCTGCTCGGAGAACTGCTCATCAAAGGGGCGGGGGCCGGACTGAAGGAGACCGCCAGCGGCGTGGTGAGCGACATCATAAAGGCATCCCTACGGCTCTGA
- a CDS encoding CBS domain-containing protein — MRVKTLMTPDPVVVELPATREYALELFKKHKVRSFPVINKNTKALVGIISIKRVLLRPDEEQLAMLIRREVPTVRPNDDLKKAVRAMLEMDYRRVVVVDDENRVLGILTVGDIVRRYLAKNEKLKNVTIEKYYQKNVGLVWQGTPLKAALKALLLCNAMAIPVIDDDGNLVGMVDETDLLKDSEVIRVMRQTALSASSEEDWILESNPTLLFEKAELQLPKKPVAEIMNRDLVVATPHMSVYDVAQKMVQYHIEQLPVIRGEGELVGIIRDMDIIRVILNK; from the coding sequence ATGCGTGTGAAGACCCTTATGACTCCGGATCCAGTTGTGGTGGAACTCCCTGCAACGAGGGAGTACGCCCTTGAACTCTTCAAAAAGCATAAGGTAAGGTCATTCCCGGTCATCAACAAGAACACAAAAGCCCTCGTTGGGATAATAAGCATAAAGAGGGTTCTGCTCCGTCCGGACGAGGAGCAGCTCGCGATGCTGATACGGAGGGAGGTCCCCACAGTCAGGCCCAACGATGACCTCAAAAAAGCTGTTCGGGCAATGCTTGAAATGGACTACAGGCGCGTCGTTGTTGTTGACGACGAGAACAGGGTTCTGGGCATACTCACAGTGGGGGACATCGTGAGGCGCTACCTGGCCAAAAACGAGAAGCTGAAGAATGTCACGATAGAGAAGTACTACCAGAAAAACGTCGGGCTCGTCTGGCAGGGCACTCCCCTCAAGGCAGCCCTCAAGGCACTCCTGCTCTGCAATGCAATGGCCATTCCCGTTATAGATGACGACGGGAACCTCGTGGGGATGGTCGACGAAACTGACCTGCTCAAGGACAGTGAGGTCATAAGGGTCATGAGGCAGACTGCACTTTCCGCGTCGAGCGAGGAGGACTGGATACTCGAGAGCAACCCGACGCTCCTCTTTGAGAAGGCAGAGCTCCAGCTCCCCAAGAAGCCGGTGGCAGAGATAATGAACCGGGATCTCGTCGTTGCGACGCCGCACATGAGCGTCTACGACGTCGCCCAGAAGATGGTGCAGTACCACATCGAGCAGCTCCCAGTCATCAGGGGCGAGGGCGAGCTGGTGGGCATCATCAGGGATATGGACATCATAAGGGTTATACTCAATAAGTGA
- a CDS encoding sodium ion-translocating decarboxylase subunit beta, whose amino-acid sequence MAGLEQAIIDFFEHMGLLNLTLGNVIMIAVGLALVYLAVRYEMEPLLLLPIGISAVLVNLPLSHLVNWPVAPQLPAGMEDNIFSTMAYLNQQYGPPGLFDLIYYLLIKTEIVPLLIFFGLGAMTDFGPMIADPKTALLGAAAQIGVFIAMLTAIALGFTLPEAASIGIIGGADGPTTIYLTTKLAPHILGATAVAAYSYMSLVPLIQPPVIRALTTREERRIRMEQLRPVSKREKILFPIVSMIVIALLVPTAAPLVGMLMIGNLFRESGVVERLSKAAQEELMNIVTIFLGLGVGSTMRADSFLTAQTLMILGLGIVAFASATAGGVLLGKLMMKLSGGKINPMIGAAGVSAVPMSARVVQRMASEEDPGNFLLMHAMGPNVAGVIGTAVAAGVLLSVLG is encoded by the coding sequence ATGGCTGGACTGGAGCAGGCCATAATAGACTTCTTCGAACACATGGGGCTCCTCAACCTCACCCTTGGGAACGTAATAATGATAGCCGTCGGCCTGGCCCTCGTATACCTGGCCGTCAGATACGAGATGGAGCCGCTGCTCCTCCTCCCGATAGGCATCAGCGCGGTTCTGGTAAACCTCCCGCTGAGCCACCTCGTCAACTGGCCGGTGGCACCCCAGCTCCCTGCGGGGATGGAGGATAACATATTCAGCACCATGGCATATCTCAACCAGCAGTACGGCCCGCCCGGGCTCTTTGACCTGATATACTACCTGCTCATTAAGACGGAGATAGTGCCGCTCCTGATATTCTTCGGCCTCGGGGCAATGACCGACTTCGGGCCGATGATAGCCGACCCCAAAACGGCCCTCCTCGGGGCCGCGGCCCAGATAGGTGTTTTTATCGCCATGCTGACTGCTATTGCCCTCGGGTTCACACTCCCCGAGGCGGCTTCGATAGGTATCATCGGTGGCGCCGATGGACCGACGACGATATACCTCACAACGAAGCTCGCGCCGCACATCCTGGGTGCGACGGCAGTTGCCGCATACAGCTACATGAGCCTTGTCCCCCTGATCCAGCCGCCGGTCATCAGGGCACTAACCACCAGGGAGGAGAGGAGAATACGCATGGAGCAGCTCAGGCCGGTCTCAAAGAGGGAGAAGATACTCTTCCCGATCGTCAGCATGATAGTCATAGCCCTCCTCGTCCCCACGGCCGCACCGCTCGTCGGGATGCTCATGATAGGAAACCTCTTCAGGGAGAGCGGCGTCGTCGAGAGGCTCAGCAAAGCAGCCCAGGAGGAACTCATGAACATAGTCACAATTTTCCTCGGACTAGGCGTCGGCTCAACCATGCGTGCTGACAGCTTCCTCACAGCACAGACCCTCATGATCCTTGGACTCGGAATAGTCGCCTTTGCCAGCGCCACGGCCGGAGGAGTGCTCCTCGGAAAGCTCATGATGAAGCTCTCCGGAGGCAAGATAAACCCGATGATAGGTGCCGCGGGAGTCTCGGCCGTGCCTATGAGCGCGCGCGTCGTCCAGAGGATGGCCAGCGAGGAGGATCCCGGAAACTTCCTCCTGATGCACGCCATGGGACCGAACGTCGCTGGGGTGATAGGTACGGCAGTCGCGGCAGGGGTTCTGCTCTCCGTTCTGGGCTGA
- a CDS encoding acetyl-CoA carboxylase biotin carboxyl carrier protein subunit, giving the protein MAKVRVIVDGVEYEVDVEELPGGRFKVSFEDKTYTVEATGLGIDVSALSTAPVQAPVAPAAASAPSPAPVPSAPAAPAPVAGEGVVTAPMPGKILKILVKEGENVKTGQGLLILEAMKMENEIPAPKDGVVKKILVKEGDTVDTGQTLIELG; this is encoded by the coding sequence ATGGCAAAGGTTAGGGTCATCGTTGACGGTGTTGAGTACGAGGTGGATGTTGAAGAACTCCCAGGAGGAAGGTTCAAGGTCAGCTTCGAGGACAAAACCTACACCGTGGAGGCCACGGGGCTCGGGATAGACGTGAGCGCCCTCAGCACAGCTCCTGTCCAGGCCCCGGTTGCCCCGGCCGCCGCTTCGGCCCCATCCCCTGCGCCGGTTCCAAGTGCACCTGCGGCTCCAGCTCCAGTTGCTGGGGAGGGTGTCGTCACTGCCCCAATGCCCGGCAAAATCCTCAAGATCCTTGTCAAAGAAGGCGAGAACGTCAAAACCGGACAGGGACTCCTAATCCTCGAAGCAATGAAAATGGAGAACGAGATACCAGCACCAAAGGACGGAGTCGTAAAGAAAATCCTAGTCAAAGAAGGCGACACCGTAGACACCGGACAAACACTAATAGAACTCGGGTGA
- a CDS encoding OadG family protein, producing the protein MVSAAEFIEGLNITALGVTVVFAVLTILALVLHFVGWLERRLIEREEAWEPAPAPKEAGETAEEKPAIPPRDLAIITAAVLAYTAERASQLRPLPFRRKVSDAWRLYGVQSSMEEVEDFNYGIGKW; encoded by the coding sequence ATGGTGTCTGCGGCCGAGTTCATAGAGGGCCTCAACATAACGGCCCTCGGAGTGACGGTGGTCTTCGCCGTCCTCACAATTTTAGCTTTGGTGCTCCACTTCGTCGGCTGGCTGGAGAGGAGGTTGATAGAGAGGGAAGAGGCCTGGGAGCCTGCTCCAGCCCCGAAAGAGGCCGGAGAGACAGCGGAAGAGAAACCCGCCATACCCCCGAGGGACCTCGCAATCATAACCGCGGCGGTGCTGGCATACACCGCGGAAAGGGCCTCACAGCTCAGACCCCTGCCGTTCAGGAGGAAAGTTTCAGACGCCTGGCGCCTTTACGGCGTCCAGTCATCAATGGAAGAGGTTGAGGACTTCAACTACGGAATAGGGAAGTGGTAA
- a CDS encoding carboxyl transferase domain-containing protein, translating to MSMEEKVNDLYERKRKILEMGGEKAVEKQHAKGKLTARERIEKLLDPGSFVEIGAFVKHRGTEFGLDKKELPADGVITGYGTIDGRLVFVYAQDFTVMGGSLGEMHAAKIKRVMELALEAGAPVIGLNDSGGARIQEGVDSLKGYGEIFKMNTILSGVVPQITAIMGPCAGGAVYSPAIGDFILMVDNPASFMFITGPQVVKAVTGVEVTPIQLGGAMIHAQRSGQAHLVGKSDEEVLALIRRLISYLPSNNMEKPPRVKTNDLPFRKTENLYSIVPDDPNKGYDVRQVIYEIVDRDENGNPDFLEILPYFAPNAVVGFARMNGQTVGIVANNPIHFAGVLDIDSSDKIARFVRTCDAFNIPIVTLVDVPGYLPGTQQEYGGIIRHGAKVLYAYAEATVPMVTVILRKAYGGAYLAMGSKHLGADFVFAWPTAEIAVMGPEGAANIIFRKEIAAAENPEEVRQKKIQEYRERFANPYVAAARGYIDDVIDPAETRAKVIMALEAMESKRVKLPPKKHGNIPL from the coding sequence ATGAGCATGGAAGAGAAGGTTAACGACCTGTACGAGAGGAAAAGGAAGATTCTGGAGATGGGTGGGGAAAAAGCTGTTGAAAAACAGCACGCCAAGGGCAAGCTCACCGCTCGCGAGAGGATCGAAAAGCTCCTTGATCCAGGGAGCTTCGTCGAGATAGGCGCATTCGTCAAGCACCGCGGAACAGAGTTCGGGCTCGACAAGAAGGAGCTTCCAGCTGACGGTGTTATAACCGGTTACGGAACCATAGACGGTCGCTTGGTCTTCGTCTATGCCCAAGACTTCACCGTCATGGGAGGTTCCCTCGGCGAGATGCACGCGGCGAAGATAAAGCGCGTTATGGAGCTTGCCCTCGAAGCCGGGGCACCGGTAATAGGCCTCAACGACTCAGGAGGAGCAAGGATACAGGAGGGCGTTGACTCACTCAAGGGCTACGGCGAGATCTTTAAGATGAACACCATCCTCAGCGGTGTCGTTCCGCAGATAACCGCGATAATGGGCCCCTGTGCCGGTGGAGCCGTATACAGCCCGGCGATAGGAGACTTCATCCTCATGGTGGACAACCCTGCGAGCTTCATGTTCATCACAGGTCCGCAGGTCGTCAAGGCTGTGACAGGTGTCGAGGTCACGCCAATACAGCTCGGCGGTGCCATGATTCACGCCCAGCGTTCTGGCCAAGCCCACCTTGTCGGAAAGAGCGATGAGGAGGTTCTGGCACTCATAAGGAGGCTCATAAGTTACCTCCCGTCCAACAACATGGAGAAACCGCCGAGGGTTAAGACGAACGACCTGCCCTTCAGGAAGACCGAGAACCTCTACTCCATCGTCCCGGACGACCCGAACAAGGGCTACGACGTGAGGCAGGTAATCTACGAGATAGTCGACCGCGATGAGAACGGCAACCCGGACTTCCTTGAGATCCTCCCGTACTTTGCACCAAACGCCGTCGTCGGCTTTGCTAGGATGAACGGTCAGACCGTCGGTATAGTCGCCAACAACCCGATACACTTCGCGGGCGTCCTGGACATAGACAGCTCCGACAAGATAGCGCGCTTTGTAAGAACCTGTGACGCATTCAACATCCCGATAGTCACCCTAGTTGACGTTCCGGGCTACCTCCCGGGAACCCAGCAGGAGTACGGCGGAATTATCAGGCACGGGGCTAAAGTCCTCTACGCCTACGCGGAAGCGACCGTCCCGATGGTGACCGTGATACTCAGGAAGGCTTACGGTGGAGCGTACCTCGCCATGGGAAGCAAGCACCTCGGAGCGGACTTCGTCTTCGCCTGGCCGACGGCGGAGATAGCCGTCATGGGGCCGGAGGGAGCGGCCAACATCATCTTCAGGAAGGAGATAGCCGCAGCCGAGAACCCGGAGGAGGTCAGACAGAAGAAGATACAGGAGTACCGTGAAAGGTTTGCTAACCCGTACGTCGCGGCTGCGAGGGGCTACATCGACGACGTCATTGACCCCGCTGAGACCAGGGCGAAGGTGATAATGGCCCTTGAGGCAATGGAGAGCAAGCGCGTCAAGCTCCCGCCGAAGAAGCACGGCAACATACCGCTGTGA
- a CDS encoding translation initiation factor IF-2 subunit beta, which yields MSEGKVDFYDFESLLDKAYEELPENVKHHTSRFEVPAAVVTIAGNRTIIENFVDIAEAMNRDPNHLLKFILREVATAGSLEGRRVILQGRFTPYLIANKMKKYLKDYVICPVCGSPDTKITKRGRFHFLKCEACGAETPIQHL from the coding sequence GTGAGCGAGGGGAAGGTTGACTTTTATGATTTCGAGAGCTTACTCGATAAGGCTTACGAGGAGCTGCCGGAGAACGTCAAACATCACACCTCCCGTTTCGAGGTTCCTGCGGCGGTGGTCACGATCGCGGGCAACAGAACTATAATCGAGAACTTCGTGGACATAGCCGAAGCCATGAACCGCGACCCCAACCACCTGCTCAAGTTCATACTGAGGGAGGTCGCCACTGCGGGAAGCCTGGAGGGCAGGCGCGTTATCCTGCAGGGCCGCTTTACCCCGTACCTCATAGCCAACAAGATGAAGAAGTATCTGAAAGACTACGTCATCTGTCCGGTCTGTGGGAGCCCTGACACGAAGATCACCAAACGTGGACGCTTCCACTTCCTGAAGTGTGAGGCCTGTGGTGCCGAGACACCAATCCAGCACCTCTGA